From the Corythoichthys intestinalis isolate RoL2023-P3 chromosome 13, ASM3026506v1, whole genome shotgun sequence genome, one window contains:
- the LOC130927732 gene encoding dnaJ homolog subfamily B member 9-like, with the protein MATVQCVLLLALHILLISEFILAKRDYYDILGVPKDASERQIKKAFHKLALKYHPDRNRGPDAEAKFREIAEAYETLSDEKRRREYDQFGHGPSSGGRGGNSDFNFRQRYQSFNFEDIFKDFDLFGQQQHFQSHHHAHQKRFFREPAGKQQRRPFGGGGLFDDMIEDLEKMFSFNPHNSRSESRFQGSPKLHCRTVTQRRGNMVNTFTDCS; encoded by the exons ATGGCAACGGTGCAGTGCGTGTTGCTGCTCGCCCTTCATATTTTGCTGATTTCCGAGTTCATACTGGCCAAGAGGGACTACTACGACATCCTCGGGGTCCCCAAAGACGCCTCGGAACGTCAGATCAAGAAGGCGTTCCACAAGCTGGCCCTCAAGTACCACCCGGACCGGAACAGAGGCCCGGACGCCGAGGCCAAGTTTAGAGAAATCGCTGAGG CGTACGAGACGTTATCAGACGAGAAGAGACGGCGAGAGTACGACCAGTTCGGCCACGGCCCGTCATCCGGCGGCAGAGGAGgaaactccgacttcaacttcaGGCAGCGCTACCAGTCGTTTAACTTTGAAGACATCTTCAAAGACTTTGACCTTTTCGGTCAGCAGCAACACTTCCAAAGCCATCATCACGCCCACCAAAAGAGGTTCTTTCGGGAGCCGGCGGGGAAGCAGCAGAGGCGGCCGTTTGGAGGAGGAGGACTGTTTGACGACATGATCGAGGACTTGGAGAAGATGTTCTCCTTTAACCCTCACAATTCCCGGAGCGAAAGCAGATTCCAGGGCTCGCCCAAGCTTCACTGCAGGACAGTGACGCAAAGGAGGGGCAACATGGTAAACACCTTCACCGACTGCTCCTAA